One genomic window of Borreliella burgdorferi B31 includes the following:
- a CDS encoding S41 family peptidase translates to MKNKFLICVYFLLTLGISSLVIVESIFAFDESNNKLSRSNYEQMMIQAFEFVKENYVDPVSDEVIFEGALKGIFQSLGDPYSQYLTKKDLEEISKTTVGDYVGIGISIIKKMHSQDKQDKAKDFDPNSACVSIVTPFEGGPAYKAGIKSGDCITAVDGKSVYSMEVDQVVDLLKGKEGTKVKVSILRGKNLTLDFELTREKIEIQTIKYDVINSDIGYIRIVSFNPHTSVDFRKALDNLKNKNIKSLILDLRLNTGGYFQAAIKMADDILSKGIIVSTKSRNSSKPIDYKASSKQVLPSNIKIVALIDRSSASASEVFVGALKDNKRAYIIGEKSYGKGLIQHVVPFYTGGFKITSSKYYTPSGKSIHKVGIEPDLEIKSPDFSEEEALIYKEIFDKKLIEGFLKGKKFITEQEIDFFVENLVKENPKYKIDKEFLGKYVFFNYYQDNNKELPIYNLHYDKVLKTACEYLSKLGN, encoded by the coding sequence ATGAAAAATAAATTTTTAATATGTGTATATTTTTTATTGACTCTGGGTATAAGCTCTTTAGTAATTGTTGAATCTATTTTTGCTTTTGATGAATCTAATAATAAGTTATCAAGATCAAATTATGAGCAGATGATGATTCAAGCTTTTGAATTTGTAAAAGAAAATTATGTTGATCCTGTAAGTGATGAAGTAATTTTTGAAGGTGCTTTAAAAGGAATATTTCAATCCCTAGGCGATCCTTATTCTCAATATTTGACAAAAAAAGATTTAGAAGAAATTTCAAAAACAACAGTAGGAGATTATGTTGGCATTGGAATTTCTATAATAAAAAAAATGCATTCCCAAGATAAGCAAGACAAGGCAAAAGATTTTGATCCTAATAGTGCTTGTGTTTCTATTGTTACGCCTTTTGAAGGAGGTCCGGCTTATAAGGCTGGAATTAAATCTGGAGATTGTATTACCGCTGTTGATGGCAAGAGTGTTTATTCTATGGAAGTAGATCAAGTTGTTGATCTTTTAAAAGGTAAAGAAGGCACAAAAGTTAAAGTATCTATTCTTAGGGGAAAAAATTTAACATTGGATTTTGAACTTACAAGAGAGAAGATAGAAATACAAACRATCAAGTATGACGTTATTAATTCAGATATTGGCTATATAAGAATAGTAAGCTTTAATCCACACACCTCTGTAGATTTTAGAAAAGCTTTAGATAATCTTAAGAATAAAAATATTAAATCTTTAATTTTAGATTTAAGGCTTAATACCGGAGGATATTTTCAGGCAGCTATAAAAATGGCGGATGATATTTTATCTAAAGGAATTATTGTTTCCACAAAATCAAGAAATTCTAGCAAGCCTATTGATTATAAGGCAAGCTCAAAACAAGTTTTGCCTTCAAATATAAAAATTGTTGCTTTAATAGACAGATCATCAGCCTCAGCATCAGAGGTTTTTGTAGGAGCCTTAAAAGACAATAAGAGAGCATACATTATAGGGGAAAAGTCTTATGGCAAGGGGCTTATTCAGCATGTAGTTCCTTTTTATACTGGTGGATTTAAAATTACAAGCTCAAAGTATTATACTCCATCTGGAAAGAGTATTCATAAGGTTGGAATTGAGCCTGATTTGGAAATAAAATCTCCAGATTTTTCTGAGGAGGAGGCATTAATATATAAAGAAATTTTTGATAAAAAGCTGATAGAAGGTTTTTTGAAGGGTAAAAAATTCATTACCGAACAAGAGATTGATTTTTTTGTTGAGAATCTTGTAAAAGAAAATCCAAAATATAAAATTGATAAAGAATTTTTAGGCAAGTATGTGTTTTTTAATTACTATCAGGACAATAATAAAGAATTGCCAATTTATAATCTACATTATGACAAAGTTTTAAAAACAGCTTGTGAGTATTTGTCTAAATTAGGTAATTAA
- a CDS encoding MinD/ParA family protein: MIIIPVASGKGGVGKSLFSTNIAICLANEGKSVLLVDLDLGASNLHSMLNIIPKKSIGTFLKTRINFSDIIIQSGIKNLNFIAGDSDIPELANIAASQKKIIIKNLKSLKYDYLVIDLGAGTAFNIIDFFLMSKRGVIVTTPTVTATMNAYLFLKNIIFRLLSSVFKRGTKGNEILRTIKQNSIDLQRVYIPNLLLKLESEDPENYSKFNKLFRTISPFMIFNMLKAPKDIEKTEKIIKSAKNYLSINLQSIGAIYKDEIVDQALNSKIPITIYKPTSSTSKSIKKIAKKLIEIEDLTNDAELLNEEDLNESYDFVLREAQEEYIEKIEYLESLIKNKTIESSEIIDIIKSQKREIETLRKQNMLFKKKLVEKLEKAKEV; this comes from the coding sequence TTGATTATTATTCCTGTAGCCAGTGGTAAGGGGGGAGTTGGCAAATCTCTTTTTTCAACAAACATAGCAATTTGCCTGGCAAACGAAGGAAAAAGCGTATTGCTTGTTGATCTTGACCTCGGAGCATCTAATTTGCACTCAATGTTAAACATTATACCTAAAAAAAGTATAGGAACATTTTTAAAAACAAGGATTAATTTCTCAGACATCATTATTCAATCTGGAATTAAAAATCTAAACTTCATTGCAGGAGATTCTGACATTCCAGAACTTGCTAATATAGCTGCTTCCCAAAAAAAAATCATAATAAAAAATTTAAAATCTTTAAAATATGATTACTTAGTGATTGATCTTGGAGCAGGAACAGCTTTTAATATTATAGACTTTTTTTTAATGTCAAAAAGAGGAGTAATAGTAACAACACCAACAGTAACAGCTACAATGAATGCATATTTATTTCTTAAAAATATAATATTTAGATTGTTATCAAGTGTGTTTAAAAGAGGAACAAAAGGAAATGAAATTCTCAGAACAATAAAACAAAATTCAATCGATCTTCAAAGGGTTTATATACCTAATTTGTTGTTAAAACTTGAAAGCGAAGATCCTGAAAATTATTCTAAATTTAACAAATTGTTTAGGACAATTAGCCCTTTCATGATATTTAATATGCTCAAAGCTCCCAAAGACATTGAAAAAACCGAAAAAATAATAAAATCAGCAAAAAACTATTTAAGCATAAATTTACAAAGTATTGGAGCAATCTATAAAGATGAAATAGTTGATCAGGCTTTAAACAGCAAAATACCCATCACTATATACAAACCTACAAGCTCAACTTCTAAAAGTATAAAAAAAATTGCAAAAAAATTAATCGAAATTGAAGATTTAACAAATGATGCCGAGCTTTTAAACGAAGAAGATTTAAATGAAAGTTATGATTTTGTACTAAGAGAGGCTCAAGAAGAATATATTGAAAAAATTGAATACCTTGAATCATTGATAAAAAACAAAACAATAGAAAGTAGTGAAATTATTGATATAATAAAATCTCAGAAAAGAGAAATCGAAACCTTAAGAAAGCAAAATATGTTATTTAAAAAAAAGCTTGTTGAAAAGCTTGAAAAGGCTAAGGAGGTCTAA
- a CDS encoding 16S rRNA (uracil(1498)-N(3))-methyltransferase, with protein MKQIVLDENCLAGNFIIVKDAKIYHHLVNVRRLKKGDKLNILLKDKELRASEIVKIGSNFIKFTTNKIDKIEKNNFEISIFISSLKGRKIDLVLRQVVEIGVSEINIINADRSVSKIDINNASAKILRFSKIIDEALKQSGNKIVPKINFYNNFFYLPYSFCTTRYYVAHPSGMILSKNESFDNFGKIGIIIGPEGCFSESEIVFFKEKGFNFVRFNTPILRADTAIIYSLAYFKALLEDYNG; from the coding sequence GTGAAGCAAATTGTTTTGGATGAGAATTGTTTAGCAGGTAATTTTATTATTGTTAAAGATGCAAAAATATATCACCATCTTGTTAATGTAAGACGACTTAAAAAGGGTGATAAGCTGAACATTCTTTTAAAAGATAAAGAATTAAGGGCCTCAGAAATAGTAAAGATTGGTAGTAATTTTATTAAGTTTACTACCAATAAAATAGATAAAATTGAAAAAAATAATTTTGAGATAAGTATTTTTATTTCTAGTTTAAAGGGCAGAAAAATAGATTTGGTGTTAAGACAGGTTGTTGAGATTGGAGTTTCAGAAATCAATATTATTAATGCGGATCGTTCTGTGTCGAAAATAGATATAAACAATGCATCTGCCAAAATTTTAAGATTTTCAAAAATAATAGATGAGGCCTTAAAGCAAAGTGGTAATAAAATTGTTCCTAAAATTAATTTTTATAATAATTTTTTTTATTTACCTTATTCTTTTTGTACTACCAGATATTATGTTGCTCATCCAAGTGGAATGATTTTAAGCAAGAATGAAAGTTTTGACAATTTTGGCAAAATTGGAATTATAATAGGTCCTGAAGGATGCTTTTCGGAGTCCGAAATTGTCTTTTTCAAGGAGAAAGGCTTTAATTTTGTAAGGTTTAACACTCCAATTTTACGAGCAGATACGGCTATTATTTATTCGCTTGCTTATTTTAAGGCATTGTTAGAGGATTATAATGGCTAA